One Natronolimnobius sp. AArcel1 genomic region harbors:
- a CDS encoding DUF447 domain-containing protein: protein MTDEPATPASTADWPVDLTGVTETVVTTRGPNDRWNAAALGVFAGDDNNPATATTWGNTRTRRNFHREGEGYIQFVDDPLTFVDAALSISEYEEPVLEHAAAWTRVAVELVDSGIEDGTEWEQWQLHPLEAGVERETVPTISRGFGAVIEATVAASRLGVAGYDDTELRDRLEFFESVIDRAGSPRERAALERVREHTEW, encoded by the coding sequence ATGACCGACGAGCCAGCCACTCCGGCTTCGACCGCCGACTGGCCTGTCGACCTCACGGGCGTCACCGAAACCGTCGTCACGACGCGCGGTCCGAACGACCGGTGGAACGCCGCGGCGCTCGGCGTTTTCGCCGGCGACGACAACAACCCCGCGACCGCCACAACCTGGGGCAACACCCGCACCCGACGCAACTTCCACCGCGAGGGTGAGGGCTACATCCAGTTCGTCGACGACCCCCTCACGTTCGTCGACGCCGCGCTCTCGATCAGTGAGTACGAGGAGCCAGTCCTCGAGCACGCCGCTGCCTGGACCCGCGTCGCCGTCGAACTCGTCGACAGCGGTATCGAGGACGGCACCGAGTGGGAACAGTGGCAACTTCATCCGCTCGAAGCGGGCGTCGAACGCGAAACCGTGCCGACGATTTCCCGCGGCTTCGGTGCCGTCATCGAGGCGACCGTCGCCGCCTCAAGACTCGGTGTGGCCGGCTACGACGACACCGAACTGCGGGACCGGCTCGAGTTTTTCGAATCAGTCATCGACCGGGCTGGCAGCCCTCGCGAGCGGGCCGCTCTCGAGCGGGTGCGTGAACACACCGAGTGGTGA
- a CDS encoding triphosphoribosyl-dephospho-CoA synthase yields MPARTPAQNARVALLLEVAGTPKPGNVDRHRDLPDLRFDHFLAGTVGTERGLEMAAEGAAVGAAFERAVEGMAAQGGGNTQFGALLLLTPLVRAARKDLSQPVVESVLEETTVADAANFYRAFEHVDVFVSDPPEDMAPLDVRRGGDAVPTLEERGLTLFDVMERSVPGDDVAREWVTGFERSFRAAKRLAEADGTPLERAAAVFLSLLAERPDTLVAKRHGEDIAQNITDRAAELHDTNALEDDHEAVETFADELVERGVNPGTTADVTAAGLFIALEHGEIEV; encoded by the coding sequence ATGCCAGCGCGTACGCCAGCCCAGAACGCACGAGTGGCGCTCTTGCTCGAGGTCGCAGGGACGCCCAAGCCCGGCAACGTCGACCGCCATCGAGACCTTCCAGACCTCCGATTCGATCACTTTCTCGCAGGCACCGTCGGCACCGAGCGCGGCCTCGAGATGGCAGCCGAGGGCGCAGCCGTCGGTGCGGCGTTCGAGCGCGCGGTCGAAGGAATGGCCGCCCAAGGCGGCGGGAACACGCAGTTCGGTGCGCTGTTGTTGCTCACCCCCCTCGTGCGCGCTGCGCGTAAGGACCTTTCCCAGCCGGTCGTCGAATCCGTCCTCGAGGAGACGACCGTCGCCGACGCCGCAAACTTCTATCGCGCGTTCGAACACGTCGACGTCTTCGTGTCCGACCCGCCCGAGGACATGGCACCGCTGGATGTCCGCCGCGGCGGCGACGCCGTCCCAACGCTCGAGGAGCGCGGGCTTACCCTGTTCGACGTGATGGAGCGCAGTGTCCCCGGCGATGACGTGGCCCGCGAGTGGGTCACTGGCTTCGAGCGCTCCTTTCGCGCTGCGAAGCGGTTGGCCGAGGCTGACGGCACTCCACTCGAGCGCGCCGCAGCAGTGTTTCTGTCCTTGCTCGCAGAGCGCCCCGATACGCTCGTCGCGAAGCGTCATGGTGAGGACATCGCCCAAAACATCACCGACCGCGCGGCTGAATTGCACGACACCAACGCACTCGAGGACGACCACGAGGCCGTCGAAACCTTCGCGGACGAACTCGTCGAGCGCGGTGTCAACCCCGGAACGACCGCGGACGTGACCGCCGCCGGACTGTTCATCGCACTCGAGCACGGGGAGATTGAGGTATGA
- a CDS encoding A/G-specific adenine glycosylase: MTDTESGADWALPDDLEAVQTALIEWYEGDHRDFPWRRTEDPYEILVSEVMSQQTQLGRVVEAWEEFTDRWPTTAALAEADRADVVGFWTDHSLGYNNRAKYLHESATQVEQEYDGEFPTTPEELQELMGVGPYTANAVASFAFNNGNAVVDTNVKRVVYRAFSVPDDDAAFEEAAANLMPDDESRVWNNAIMELGGVACEQTPNCDEAGCPWREWCDAYASGDFTAPDVPTQPSFEGSRRQFRGRVIGTLREYDELEIDTLGHRIRVDYTPDGEYGREWLTGLLSDLDDDGLVDLETETEGEPVARLRR, encoded by the coding sequence ATGACTGACACGGAGTCGGGAGCCGACTGGGCGTTGCCCGACGACCTCGAGGCCGTTCAGACGGCGCTGATCGAGTGGTACGAGGGCGACCATCGCGACTTTCCGTGGCGACGGACCGAAGATCCCTACGAGATTCTCGTCAGCGAGGTGATGAGCCAGCAGACCCAACTCGGGCGCGTCGTCGAAGCCTGGGAGGAGTTTACCGACCGCTGGCCGACGACGGCGGCACTCGCCGAGGCTGATCGAGCGGACGTGGTTGGGTTCTGGACCGACCACAGTCTCGGCTACAACAATCGGGCAAAGTATCTCCATGAGTCGGCAACACAGGTCGAACAGGAGTACGACGGCGAGTTTCCGACCACGCCCGAGGAACTGCAGGAACTGATGGGCGTTGGTCCCTACACCGCCAACGCAGTCGCGAGTTTCGCGTTCAACAACGGCAACGCAGTCGTCGATACGAACGTCAAGCGCGTCGTCTACCGCGCGTTCTCCGTTCCGGACGACGACGCAGCGTTCGAGGAGGCCGCTGCGAATCTCATGCCCGACGACGAGTCACGCGTCTGGAACAACGCCATCATGGAACTGGGTGGCGTCGCCTGCGAGCAAACCCCTAACTGCGACGAAGCGGGCTGCCCGTGGCGCGAGTGGTGTGACGCCTACGCGAGCGGCGACTTTACAGCCCCCGACGTGCCGACCCAGCCGAGTTTCGAGGGCAGCCGTCGCCAGTTCCGCGGACGCGTCATCGGCACGCTTCGCGAGTACGACGAACTCGAGATCGACACACTCGGCCACCGAATCCGCGTCGATTACACACCCGACGGGGAGTACGGCCGCGAGTGGCTCACCGGCTTGCTCTCAGATCTCGATGATGACGGATTAGTCGACCTCGAGACGGAGACGGAAGGCGAGCCAGTTGCGCGGCTTCGTCGATAG
- a CDS encoding DUF371 domain-containing protein yields MHEIIHARGHEHVSAEHASTFEVTTDDYLTPAGDCILAIEADRAPTDFDPEFVAACQDEDATITVKLEANGHSDSVTGRGDPALEFTNERSAVGRTSEYVDDRTIMLEAEFAAEGFDRDLVDALANGADVTVTVTVE; encoded by the coding sequence GTGCACGAGATCATCCACGCTCGCGGCCACGAGCACGTCAGTGCCGAGCACGCGAGCACGTTCGAAGTGACGACCGACGACTACCTCACGCCCGCTGGAGACTGCATTCTCGCCATCGAGGCGGATCGCGCACCAACAGACTTCGATCCCGAGTTCGTGGCAGCCTGTCAGGACGAAGACGCGACGATCACAGTCAAACTTGAGGCCAACGGCCACTCGGATTCCGTCACCGGACGCGGTGATCCAGCGCTCGAGTTCACGAACGAGCGAAGCGCCGTCGGCCGAACCAGCGAGTACGTCGACGACCGAACGATCATGCTCGAGGCCGAGTTCGCTGCCGAGGGATTCGACCGAGACCTCGTCGACGCGCTGGCTAACGGGGCAGATGTGACGGTGACGGTCACCGTCGAGTAG
- a CDS encoding PAS domain-containing protein yields the protein MAVWNWRVSSTAAKRSIALLGWLFVFFAVGRAGLRLEQGAAIGEIIVVTLLIAVPGTVLVAERYWFSTVAVDARFYADVLRWCLAGLGFMASILLLYQVQPHTSVASPMTSPPILLALSTVAGFVVGLHDGRARTRAYQLTQRNSELERTQTELEETVAELEASNERLERYRRYTDDVLNTIQDIFYVLTDDGTLLRWNRTLEEVTGYSDAEMSSLRLSTVVVDDDQAAVEAAITEGFDTGRVQVNARVRTSDGEYVPYEFTGSTLETPDGEPVIAGVGRDISDRKARERALEESKERYRVLIENFPNGAVALIDDEFRHTIVGGQGFETLDFDADELRGKRIEEVYSPPVLEQLEANFQASLAGESRTFELELQDHMFEFRTIPLTTDDGEVFATLAMSQDITERKVRERELERRERRFEAIFNDPNILVGLLEPDGTVLDINQRAMEYIDTDLADVIGEPFWETPWWGADDGGESASAGSVQAAVEQWTKRAAAGEYVDFEADLAQPNGDEYTLSGYFRPVTNDDGDVVSIIVSDRDVTERKERERELERRAHQQQVVADLGQFALETDDLDDLMDEASRKVADVLDNEYCKVLDLDEKQEQLLLRQGVGWQDGLVGDAAVSATESDSQAAYTLANNHPIVVEDLETETRFNGPDLLRNHGVRSGISTVIGPFNEPWGILGTHDTESHSYTEEDVTFVQTVANVLAEAIERHQYRVELEELIADLEESNVRLEESNRRLEQFAYAASHDLQEPLRMVSSYIQLIERRYGDELDEEGREFLEFAVDGAERMREMITGLLQYSRVETQGGEFEPVDLDGVLADVRDDLQVRTAETGAEITANSLPRVRGDSDQLRQVFQNLLSNSIRYSGDETPRVHVSAERNGTMWTISVADEGVGIAPDDQELIFEIFEGLHVDNEYAGTGIGLAVCERIIERHGGDIWVESIVGEGATFSFTLPAITDAD from the coding sequence GTGGCTGTCTGGAATTGGAGGGTGTCTTCAACCGCCGCAAAGCGGTCTATCGCCCTTCTTGGCTGGTTGTTCGTCTTTTTCGCCGTGGGACGAGCGGGGCTACGACTCGAGCAGGGCGCGGCCATTGGAGAAATTATCGTCGTCACCCTGCTGATTGCCGTCCCTGGGACTGTACTCGTCGCCGAACGCTACTGGTTCTCGACAGTAGCGGTCGACGCTCGGTTTTACGCCGACGTCCTCCGCTGGTGTCTCGCGGGACTCGGGTTCATGGCGAGTATCCTGCTCTTGTATCAGGTCCAACCACACACCAGCGTCGCCTCCCCGATGACGTCTCCCCCCATCCTGCTGGCGCTCAGCACCGTCGCCGGGTTCGTCGTGGGCCTTCACGACGGACGCGCCAGAACTCGAGCGTATCAGCTAACACAGCGAAACAGCGAACTCGAGCGGACACAGACAGAACTCGAGGAGACGGTCGCGGAACTCGAAGCGTCGAACGAGCGCCTCGAGCGCTACAGGCGCTACACCGACGACGTACTGAACACCATACAGGACATCTTTTACGTGCTCACTGACGACGGGACTCTCCTACGATGGAATCGAACGCTCGAGGAGGTGACCGGCTACTCGGATGCAGAAATGTCGTCGCTACGTCTCTCGACGGTTGTCGTCGACGACGATCAGGCTGCCGTCGAAGCGGCGATCACAGAGGGGTTCGACACGGGTCGCGTCCAGGTCAACGCGCGGGTGCGAACCAGTGACGGCGAGTACGTTCCCTACGAGTTCACCGGCTCGACGCTGGAGACGCCAGACGGTGAGCCAGTCATCGCCGGTGTTGGGCGTGACATCTCTGACAGAAAAGCGCGGGAACGCGCCCTCGAGGAGTCGAAAGAACGGTATCGGGTCCTCATCGAGAACTTCCCGAACGGTGCCGTTGCGCTAATCGACGACGAGTTCCGTCACACGATTGTCGGGGGGCAAGGCTTCGAAACGTTGGATTTCGACGCCGACGAACTCAGAGGGAAACGCATCGAGGAGGTGTATTCACCGCCGGTCCTCGAACAGCTCGAGGCGAACTTTCAGGCCTCGCTTGCGGGCGAGTCGCGGACGTTCGAACTCGAGTTACAGGATCACATGTTTGAGTTCCGGACGATTCCGTTGACGACCGACGACGGCGAGGTCTTTGCCACGTTGGCGATGTCACAGGATATCACCGAGCGCAAGGTTCGTGAACGAGAACTCGAGCGCCGAGAACGGCGGTTTGAAGCGATCTTTAACGATCCGAATATTCTCGTCGGCTTGCTCGAACCTGATGGCACCGTCCTCGACATCAACCAGCGAGCGATGGAGTACATCGACACGGATCTTGCAGACGTCATCGGCGAGCCGTTTTGGGAGACGCCATGGTGGGGTGCAGACGACGGTGGGGAGTCGGCGTCGGCTGGGAGCGTACAGGCAGCTGTCGAGCAATGGACAAAGCGCGCAGCGGCCGGCGAGTACGTCGATTTCGAAGCCGACCTCGCGCAACCGAACGGTGACGAATACACACTCAGTGGCTACTTCAGACCAGTCACAAACGATGACGGGGATGTCGTTTCGATCATCGTCTCCGATCGTGACGTGACCGAGCGCAAGGAACGCGAACGCGAACTCGAGCGCCGGGCGCACCAGCAACAGGTCGTCGCTGACCTCGGCCAGTTCGCCCTCGAGACTGACGACCTTGATGACCTCATGGACGAGGCGAGTCGAAAGGTGGCTGACGTGCTCGACAACGAGTACTGCAAGGTCCTCGATCTGGACGAGAAACAGGAGCAACTCCTGTTGCGCCAGGGCGTCGGCTGGCAAGATGGACTCGTCGGCGATGCGGCGGTCTCTGCCACTGAATCGGACTCGCAAGCTGCCTATACACTGGCGAACAACCACCCAATCGTTGTCGAGGACCTCGAGACCGAGACGCGCTTTAACGGCCCCGACCTGCTGCGAAATCACGGCGTTCGGTCCGGAATCAGCACCGTTATCGGCCCGTTCAACGAGCCGTGGGGAATTCTCGGCACGCATGACACCGAGTCCCATTCGTACACAGAAGAGGACGTCACGTTCGTCCAGACCGTCGCGAACGTCCTCGCCGAGGCGATTGAGCGCCACCAGTACCGGGTTGAACTCGAGGAACTCATTGCCGATCTCGAGGAGTCGAACGTCCGTCTCGAGGAGTCGAACCGCCGCTTAGAGCAGTTCGCGTACGCGGCCAGTCACGACCTGCAGGAGCCACTCCGGATGGTCTCGTCGTATATTCAGTTGATCGAGCGCCGCTACGGGGACGAATTGGACGAAGAGGGACGGGAGTTTCTCGAGTTCGCGGTCGACGGCGCCGAGCGGATGCGCGAGATGATCACGGGCTTGCTGCAGTACTCTCGCGTCGAGACGCAAGGTGGCGAGTTCGAGCCGGTCGATCTCGACGGTGTACTCGCGGACGTCCGTGACGATCTACAGGTTCGAACCGCCGAAACTGGCGCCGAGATCACTGCCAACTCACTGCCGCGGGTTCGTGGCGACAGCGATCAGCTCCGACAGGTATTCCAGAACTTGCTGTCGAATTCGATCAGGTACAGCGGCGATGAGACGCCACGGGTTCACGTCTCCGCCGAGCGAAACGGGACGATGTGGACGATTTCGGTCGCCGACGAGGGGGTCGGCATCGCCCCCGACGATCAGGAACTGATTTTCGAGATCTTCGAAGGGCTTCACGTCGACAACGAGTACGCGGGAACGGGGATCGGACTCGCGGTCTGTGAACGGATTATCGAGCGCCACGGCGGCGACATCTGGGTCGAGTCGATCGTCGGCGAGGGCGCAACGTTTTCGTTTACCCTGCCGGCGATTACCGACGCTGACTGA
- a CDS encoding PAS domain S-box protein, whose translation MNARADADDDDGPVWTGIDDEVALRRYRTLVETIDDGVCQVDADGHFVAVNDRLVEMTGYSPDDLLGSSTSVLLADDDVNAIRQELEAYYRTGDTLPTFELAIKTVTGETVPCELRLHPLVDDGELQGTIAIAHERSPKRRLESLDTAATESREPPYAPLESILDQANVAAFVLNESFEVAWLDETTERYFGIDCDEIIGCDKRTLIEETVKHRFDDPDRFAETVLSTYESNDHIERFECHITDGDDREERWVEHYSAPVESGAYAGGRLEFYYDVTDRVYSEGAKRKTEAQFQSLIDAVEEYAIFRLDPDGCVVSWNDGANQIKGYTADEIIGEHFSTFYTQQDRAADVPEQNLEEALESGSLEDEGWRVRADGSRFWADATITPIHDEDGTHRGYLKVTRDMTDRYEREQDLENELQRIFGRIADGFYALDEDWQFTHVNDRATQILEVGEDDLLGESMWDAFPEFRETEFEMHYREAMETQESVSFEEYYPPRDSWFEVNVYPSETGLSVYFRDITDRVERERELELFRELLNHSNDSVFVIDPDSGRFLDVNDTACHQHGYARDELLELSVPDIETELPTQDAWESFAETVQADGPATFDGEHRRQDGTTFPVEVNASYVDLEQTYILAMVRDVTERRQRERKLEESERRYRTLAENFPNGIVTMFDEDGRYSLAAGQAFDELPVSPDDVEGSMASEVWPDRPAEKLESAFCDTLEGDQRVVDVEYAGREWVVRIVPLTDDSGVVFGGMTIAQDITARKERERALADSKRRYQTLVDHFPNGAVGLFDDELRYTIVGGSLLDELGLEAESIIGDRIYDRYPDDIVGEYVSYAEAVFDGEASTFELEYHDRDLFAHALPVRNADDEVYAGMLLVQDVTEQREYERKLERSNERLEQFAYAVSHDLQEPLRMVSSYLGLIENRYADELDDDAEEFIDFAVDGADRMREMIDALLAYSRVETQGNPLEPVDLDAVLENVLADLRLRIEETNAEIDVDTAELPHVVGDASQLRQVFQNLLDNALEYSDGRPQVTVDAERNGDWWTISVRDEGIGIDPDNQERIFEVFERLHSRDQHEGTGIGLALCRRIIERHGGDIRVDSERGEGTTFSFTLPAVDDGTEAEN comes from the coding sequence ATGAACGCGCGAGCGGATGCGGACGATGACGACGGTCCCGTCTGGACGGGGATCGACGATGAGGTCGCACTCCGCCGATACCGAACGCTCGTCGAGACGATAGACGACGGCGTCTGTCAGGTCGATGCTGACGGCCACTTCGTTGCCGTCAACGACAGACTCGTCGAAATGACGGGGTACTCGCCCGATGACCTCCTCGGATCGTCCACCTCGGTGCTTCTCGCGGACGACGACGTCAATGCGATCCGGCAGGAACTCGAGGCCTACTACCGGACCGGCGACACCCTCCCCACGTTCGAACTCGCCATCAAAACGGTCACCGGCGAGACCGTCCCCTGTGAACTCCGCCTTCATCCGCTCGTTGACGACGGTGAACTGCAGGGTACAATCGCTATTGCACACGAACGCTCCCCAAAGCGGCGACTCGAGTCGCTCGATACAGCTGCGACCGAGTCACGAGAGCCGCCGTACGCTCCCCTCGAGAGCATCCTCGATCAGGCGAACGTCGCTGCGTTCGTCCTCAACGAGTCGTTCGAGGTTGCGTGGCTCGACGAGACGACTGAACGGTACTTCGGCATTGATTGTGACGAGATCATCGGCTGCGACAAGCGGACGCTGATCGAGGAGACGGTGAAACACCGGTTCGATGACCCAGACCGCTTCGCGGAGACTGTCCTCTCGACGTACGAGAGTAACGATCACATCGAGCGATTCGAGTGTCACATCACGGACGGCGACGACCGCGAGGAGCGCTGGGTTGAACACTACAGCGCGCCGGTCGAGTCGGGTGCGTACGCGGGCGGTCGACTCGAGTTCTACTACGACGTTACCGACAGAGTGTACTCGGAAGGGGCGAAACGAAAAACCGAAGCGCAGTTTCAGTCACTGATCGACGCCGTCGAGGAGTACGCAATCTTTCGGCTCGATCCAGACGGCTGCGTCGTCAGTTGGAACGACGGCGCAAATCAGATCAAAGGCTACACCGCCGACGAAATCATCGGCGAGCACTTTTCGACGTTCTACACACAACAGGATAGAGCGGCAGACGTCCCCGAACAGAACCTCGAGGAGGCCCTTGAGTCTGGATCACTCGAGGACGAAGGCTGGCGCGTGAGGGCGGACGGGAGCCGTTTCTGGGCGGATGCGACGATAACGCCTATCCACGATGAGGACGGGACTCACCGCGGCTACCTGAAGGTCACTCGCGACATGACCGATCGGTACGAGCGCGAGCAAGATCTCGAGAACGAACTGCAGCGCATCTTCGGGCGGATCGCTGATGGCTTCTACGCACTCGATGAAGACTGGCAGTTCACGCACGTCAACGACCGAGCCACGCAGATCCTCGAGGTAGGGGAAGACGATCTGCTCGGCGAGAGCATGTGGGACGCCTTCCCAGAGTTTCGTGAGACCGAGTTCGAGATGCACTATCGCGAGGCGATGGAGACACAAGAGTCGGTCTCGTTCGAGGAGTACTATCCGCCACGCGACAGCTGGTTCGAGGTCAACGTATATCCCTCCGAGACGGGACTGTCGGTCTACTTTCGGGATATCACGGACCGCGTCGAACGCGAACGCGAGCTCGAACTGTTTCGGGAACTGCTCAACCACTCCAACGACAGCGTGTTTGTGATCGACCCTGACAGCGGTCGCTTCCTGGATGTCAACGATACCGCCTGTCACCAGCACGGCTACGCTCGAGATGAACTCCTCGAGCTATCCGTTCCCGATATCGAGACGGAACTGCCGACACAGGATGCATGGGAGTCGTTCGCCGAGACGGTTCAAGCGGACGGGCCAGCGACCTTCGACGGCGAACACCGCCGACAGGACGGCACCACGTTTCCGGTCGAGGTCAACGCCTCCTACGTCGACCTCGAGCAGACGTACATCCTCGCGATGGTCCGAGACGTCACCGAACGACGCCAGCGCGAACGAAAACTCGAGGAGTCAGAGCGCCGATACCGAACGCTTGCCGAGAACTTCCCGAACGGCATCGTGACGATGTTCGACGAGGACGGCCGGTACTCGCTCGCCGCAGGGCAGGCGTTCGACGAGCTGCCAGTGTCGCCGGACGACGTCGAGGGATCGATGGCCAGCGAGGTGTGGCCCGACCGGCCTGCGGAAAAACTCGAGTCCGCGTTCTGTGACACACTCGAGGGCGACCAACGAGTGGTCGACGTCGAGTACGCCGGCCGGGAGTGGGTCGTTCGCATCGTGCCATTGACCGACGACAGTGGGGTGGTTTTCGGTGGGATGACCATCGCGCAGGATATTACCGCTCGGAAAGAACGCGAGCGCGCACTCGCAGATAGCAAGCGTCGGTACCAGACGCTCGTCGATCACTTCCCGAACGGTGCCGTCGGGCTCTTTGACGACGAGTTGCGGTATACAATCGTCGGTGGCAGCCTGCTCGACGAACTCGGTCTCGAGGCCGAGTCGATCATTGGGGACCGAATCTACGACCGATATCCCGACGATATCGTTGGCGAGTACGTCTCATACGCCGAGGCAGTCTTCGATGGTGAAGCGAGCACGTTTGAACTCGAGTATCACGACAGGGATCTCTTTGCGCATGCACTTCCCGTCAGAAACGCCGACGACGAGGTCTACGCTGGCATGCTGTTAGTCCAGGACGTTACCGAGCAGCGGGAATACGAGCGGAAACTCGAGCGCTCGAACGAACGGCTCGAACAGTTCGCCTACGCCGTCTCGCACGACTTACAGGAGCCGTTACGGATGGTGTCTTCGTATCTCGGACTCATCGAGAACCGATACGCAGACGAACTTGACGACGATGCCGAGGAGTTCATCGACTTCGCCGTCGACGGCGCTGATCGGATGCGCGAAATGATCGACGCGTTGCTCGCGTACTCCCGTGTTGAAACGCAAGGCAACCCGCTCGAGCCGGTCGATCTCGATGCCGTCCTCGAGAACGTACTCGCGGATCTACGGCTCCGGATCGAAGAAACGAACGCCGAGATCGACGTCGACACTGCCGAACTGCCACACGTTGTGGGAGATGCCAGTCAACTCCGGCAAGTCTTCCAGAACCTGCTCGACAACGCACTCGAGTACAGCGATGGTCGGCCGCAAGTGACCGTTGACGCCGAACGAAACGGCGATTGGTGGACGATCTCGGTCCGTGACGAGGGAATCGGCATCGATCCCGACAATCAGGAGCGCATCTTCGAGGTCTTCGAACGGCTCCACAGCCGTGACCAACACGAGGGAACGGGGATCGGACTGGCGCTCTGTCGGCGAATCATCGAGCGCCACGGCGGCGATATCCGGGTCGACTCCGAACGCGGCGAGGGAACGACGTTCTCATTTACGCTGCCGGCTGTCGACGACGGGACAGAGGCCGAGAACTGA
- a CDS encoding alkaline phosphatase family protein, translating into MGLFDRLRGDGAPRVAFIGVDGVPYSLLAENEELFPNFAAIADNGTAGEISSIVPPESSACWPSLTTGVNPGETGVYGFQDREVGTYDTYVPMGREVQADRVWDRVQEEGRKATVMNVPVTFPPQRNVQRMVSGFLSPDLEKASHPESVGEYLEGLEYRIDVNPKLGHEQDKADFIEDAHDTIDARFEAFRHYIEEDDWDLFFGVFMTTDRVNHFLFKDYERDGEYKDDFIEFYQKVDDYIGRLREALPDDVTMVVASDHGFTSLDYEVHFNEWLRQEGWLSFQDDDPEELGDIADDTKAYSFIPGRFYINLEGREPRGSVPEDEYDEVRDELKADLLELEGPDGNQVVERVVEKEEAFRGDHDDIAPDLVAIPNKGFDLKSGFKADSDIFTTGPRNGMHSFDNTSLYIDHADATIGDADLFDITPTILDLLDVDYSRGEFDGASLV; encoded by the coding sequence ATGGGTCTGTTCGATCGATTGCGGGGCGATGGCGCACCCCGCGTCGCATTTATTGGAGTCGATGGCGTGCCGTACAGTCTCCTCGCGGAGAACGAAGAGTTGTTCCCAAACTTCGCAGCAATCGCCGACAACGGGACCGCTGGCGAGATCTCGAGTATCGTCCCGCCGGAGTCAAGCGCCTGCTGGCCATCGCTGACGACTGGGGTCAACCCCGGGGAAACGGGCGTGTATGGCTTTCAGGACCGAGAAGTCGGCACGTACGACACCTACGTTCCGATGGGTCGAGAGGTCCAAGCCGACCGCGTCTGGGATCGCGTACAGGAAGAGGGCCGGAAGGCAACCGTGATGAACGTTCCCGTTACCTTCCCCCCACAGCGAAACGTCCAGCGGATGGTCTCTGGCTTTCTCTCACCCGATCTCGAGAAAGCGTCCCACCCCGAATCAGTCGGCGAGTACCTCGAGGGGCTGGAGTACCGGATCGACGTGAATCCAAAACTCGGCCACGAGCAGGATAAGGCCGACTTCATCGAGGACGCACACGACACCATTGACGCCCGATTCGAGGCGTTTCGACACTATATCGAAGAAGACGACTGGGACCTCTTTTTCGGCGTCTTCATGACGACCGACCGGGTCAATCATTTCCTGTTCAAAGACTACGAGCGCGACGGCGAGTACAAAGACGACTTTATCGAGTTCTACCAGAAGGTCGACGACTACATCGGCCGCCTGCGCGAGGCGCTGCCGGATGACGTCACCATGGTCGTCGCCTCGGATCACGGCTTTACGAGTCTGGACTACGAGGTCCACTTCAACGAGTGGCTCCGACAAGAGGGTTGGCTCTCCTTCCAGGACGACGACCCCGAGGAACTGGGCGACATTGCCGACGACACGAAAGCCTACTCGTTCATCCCCGGCCGATTCTACATCAACCTCGAGGGACGCGAGCCACGCGGGTCCGTCCCCGAAGACGAGTACGACGAAGTCCGCGACGAGCTCAAAGCCGACCTGCTCGAACTCGAGGGGCCAGACGGCAACCAGGTCGTCGAACGCGTCGTCGAGAAAGAAGAAGCATTCCGCGGCGACCACGACGATATCGCCCCGGATCTGGTCGCAATTCCGAACAAGGGCTTCGACCTCAAATCGGGCTTCAAGGCCGACTCGGATATCTTCACGACCGGCCCACGAAACGGCATGCACAGCTTCGACAACACCTCGCTGTACATCGACCACGCCGACGCGACGATTGGCGACGCCGATCTGTTCGACATCACGCCGACGATTCTCGACCTTCTCGATGTCGACTACAGTCGTGGCGAGTTCGACGGCGCAAGCTTAGTGTAG